The DNA window CTGGGCCAGCAGGGCCTGGAGGGTCCGAGGATCTGCCGCTTCCCCTTCCTCCAGCAGAATCTGGCAGGATGAGGAGATGTTTGACAAAGGGTTGTTCAGTTCGTGGGCCACGCCCGAAAGCAGGGTGCCCAGCGCCGCCAGCTTTTCCGTATGGGCCAGATGGCGCTGGCGGCGTTCCATCTCTTCCAGCATGCGGTTGAAGGCGCGGGTCAGCGAGACGATCTCGCGATCCTGACCTGGCAGATCGATGCGGGCCAACTGGCCCCGCGCCACCGCGGTGGTGCTTTCCTCCACTTGGCCCAGGGCGCGAGCGACACGGCCGGCGACCAGACGGCCGACCAGCACGGCCAGCAGAGTGATGACGACGATGGCGACGATCAGCACCTCGCGCTGGCGCTCCACCGAAGCGCCCAGCAGGCGGCGTTCCGCCGCCGCCAGTCCCTCGGCGATCGAGGCCACTTCCTTGCCCGCTTGGCGCAGGGGCGCCTGCTGGGCCGCCGCCCGCACGAAATCGCCGGCGCCATAGAGACGGGCGTAGCCCTCGAACAGGTCGGCATAGACCGCCAGCCCTTCTTGCAGCCGCCCGAGGCCAGCGTGGCCGGCCAGCGGCTCGAAGGCCTCGGGATGGTTGGCAAGCAGATGCTGGGCGGCCGAAACGTTCTCCAGGGTTTCCAGGTGGTCGGCACGCTCGTGGTAGAGCAGGTAATTCTTCTCGAAGCGGCGGATCTGCAATACGGCGTCGAACAGTTCGGAAACCTTTTGTCCCTGCTGGATCTTCCGTTCGATCAGCACCGAATCGGCGGACGCCACCGCCGCCAGCCCGACGATCAGGCTGCCGATGGCATAGAACGCGAACACGATCTTCTGGCGCAGGGAGCCAAGGAGCACCACAGCCTCCCGAAGGCGGAAACGACGGTGTGAAACGACAAGGTCGGCCGCGACATCCTAGCAGGCAGCCGTTGCACAGTGCAATTGACTAGAGGGACACCGTTGCAAGGCGGAAATTTCCGCCGATCCCATTGTCATTCCGCGCCATATCACGCCGGAGGCTCCCTGCGGTCCGTGCCGAGCTGGTTGCCTTATGCAACATCTTTTAGCTCCGCTCTATCGAATTGCCGAACGACAGTCGAACAAAATAATACGTAGATTCAACAGGTTGTTCCCGTGCCACGCCGTTCTGGCATGGGCCATGCACTACAGAAGTCGGTTTCACGTGAGCATAAGAGGAAAATGAAATGCCCCGCCTGCCGACCCGCTTCGACGCCCTGATGATGGCCGTGACCTTCGCGGAGGCCGGCGAGCCGGGGACGGCCCTGGAATTTCTGAAGGAACCCGAGAACAAGCGGTCCGCTCCGCCGCCGCTGTCCCGGCCTGCCCGCTGACCTTTCCTCTTCCCTCAGATCCCAGATTGGCGACCATGAACAACATCAAGAAGTTCGTTCCCTTCCTCGGCTGGTTTCCGATGGGCGGCGCGGTCTTGCGCGCCGACCTGCTGGCCGGCGTCACCGTGGCCCTTGTCCTCATCCCCCAGTCCATGGCCTATGCCCAGTTGGCCGGCCTGCCCGCCTATTACGGGCTCTACGCCGCCTTTCTGCCGGTGGCCATGGCCGCGTTGTTCGGCTCATCCAAGCAACTGGCGACGGGCCCGGTTGCCGTGGTCTCGCTGCTCACCGCTTCCGCCCTGATGCCCCATGCCCAGCCGGGCACCGCCGAATTCATCGGCTACGCCATCTTGATGTCGTTGCTGGTGGGCGCCGTGCAGTTGACCCTGGGCCTCTTGCGCCTGGGCGTGGTGGTCAACTTCCTGTCCCACCCGGTGATCGTCGGCTTCACCAATGCCGCCGCCATCATCATCGGCCTGTCGCAACTGTCCAAGATCTTCGGCGTCCCGATGGGCCGCAGCGAAAATTTCGCCCAGGACATCTGGGGCGTGCTGCAGCAGGTGGGCGCCACCCATTGGCCGACCTTCGCCTTCGGCATCGTCGCCTTCGCCATCATGTGGAGCCTGAAGAAATACCTGCCTCGCCTGCCCAACGTCCTGATCGCCGTGGCGCTGACCACCGTCACCAGTTGGCTGATCGACTTCAAGGGCTTGGGCGGCGCCGTGGTCGGCGAAATCCCCCAAGGCCTGCCCAGCGTCGCCCTGCCCCGTCTCGACTTGGACATGATGGCCCAGCTTCTGCCCAGCGCGATCATCATCTCGCTGGTCGGCTTCATGGAAGCGATCTCCATCGCCAAGGCCATGGCGGCCAAGACCCGGGACCGCATCGACCCCAACCAGGAACTGATCGGCCAGGGCCTCGCGAACTTGGTCGGCAGCCTGACCCAGGCCTATCCGGCCTCCGGCTCCTTCTCCCGGTCGGCGGTCAACCTGAACGCCGGCGCCAAGACCGGCATGTCGTCGGTCTTCACGGCGGCCATGGTGCTGGTGACGCTGCTGTTCCTGACGCCCTTGCTCTACAATCTCCCGCAGGCGGTGCTGGCGGCGGTGATCATGATGGCGGTGATCGGCCTGGTCAATTTCAAGGCCATTCGCCACGCTTGGCATGCCAACCGGCACGACGGTGCGGCCTCCGCGGTGACCTTCCTCGCCACCCTGGCCTTCGCGCCACACCTGGACAAGGGCATCATGGTCGGCGCCGGGCTGGCCATCGTGCTTTACCTCTACCGGACCATGCGCCCGCGCGTGGCGCAACTGGGCCGCTTCGAGGACGGAACGCTGCGCGACCTGGCGGTCTATCCCAACCTGCCCACCGACCCGCGCATCATCGTCATCCGCTTCGACGGCCAGCTCTATTTCGCCAACGTCTCCTACTTCGAGGACATGGTGCTGGCGGCGGTCGCCGCCCAGCCCGACGCCAAGTTCCTCCTGGTGGTGGGCGACGGCATCAACCAGTTGGACGCCTCCGGCGAGGAGGTGATCCATCACTTGGCCGAACGCCTTGAGGGCAACGGCATCGCCCTGGTCTTTTCCGGCCTAAAGCGGCAGGTGATCGAGGTGATGCACCATACCGGCCTGTTCGACCTGCTGGCCCAGGGGAACATCTTCCCCACCGAGGACATGGCCTTGGCCGCGATCTACGACCGCCTGGGCGGCGAGGCGACCTTCCGTCCCCTGATGCCCAAGCGGCCGGCCGATCCCGCTTTGGCGGCGGCTTCCTGAGGGTTTGGCTTGCGGGGACGCGTCCCCTCGGGATATTGCAGGACTCATGCAGCCGCTGACATTGCTCCTTCTGATGCCGGTTCTGGGAGCGGCGATCA is part of the Magnetospirillum sp. WYHS-4 genome and encodes:
- a CDS encoding ATP-binding protein translates to MLLGSLRQKIVFAFYAIGSLIVGLAAVASADSVLIERKIQQGQKVSELFDAVLQIRRFEKNYLLYHERADHLETLENVSAAQHLLANHPEAFEPLAGHAGLGRLQEGLAVYADLFEGYARLYGAGDFVRAAAQQAPLRQAGKEVASIAEGLAAAERRLLGASVERQREVLIVAIVVITLLAVLVGRLVAGRVARALGQVEESTTAVARGQLARIDLPGQDREIVSLTRAFNRMLEEMERRQRHLAHTEKLAALGTLLSGVAHELNNPLSNISSSCQILLEEGEAADPRTLQALLAQIDDQTLRARGIVRSLLDFARKRETSKETQALAPLAEEAVRFLKGELPARIAVEFDIPSDLEVTADRQQLQHLLLNLVKNAIQALGESGRIVVSARRHAAPQVACAAGRAMVEIAVADDGPGIPSEVLARIFDPFFTTKPVGKGSGLGLYIAHEIVEEHEGCIAVDSPPGGGAAFHVWLPVPGEAAP
- the sulP gene encoding sulfate permease, which translates into the protein MNNIKKFVPFLGWFPMGGAVLRADLLAGVTVALVLIPQSMAYAQLAGLPAYYGLYAAFLPVAMAALFGSSKQLATGPVAVVSLLTASALMPHAQPGTAEFIGYAILMSLLVGAVQLTLGLLRLGVVVNFLSHPVIVGFTNAAAIIIGLSQLSKIFGVPMGRSENFAQDIWGVLQQVGATHWPTFAFGIVAFAIMWSLKKYLPRLPNVLIAVALTTVTSWLIDFKGLGGAVVGEIPQGLPSVALPRLDLDMMAQLLPSAIIISLVGFMEAISIAKAMAAKTRDRIDPNQELIGQGLANLVGSLTQAYPASGSFSRSAVNLNAGAKTGMSSVFTAAMVLVTLLFLTPLLYNLPQAVLAAVIMMAVIGLVNFKAIRHAWHANRHDGAASAVTFLATLAFAPHLDKGIMVGAGLAIVLYLYRTMRPRVAQLGRFEDGTLRDLAVYPNLPTDPRIIVIRFDGQLYFANVSYFEDMVLAAVAAQPDAKFLLVVGDGINQLDASGEEVIHHLAERLEGNGIALVFSGLKRQVIEVMHHTGLFDLLAQGNIFPTEDMALAAIYDRLGGEATFRPLMPKRPADPALAAAS